A region of the Rhizobium binae genome:
TGCTTCAGCTTTGTCGATGGAGCGGTTCAGGTCCATGAACACGGGGGCGGCTTGAACCGCGGCGACTTTGATCGGCTTCATGACAGGATCTCCTGAGTTTGCAGATGGGCGGACGGCAATGCCGGGGGCTCGGCCGATGGTTGGTGCGCGACCGGAAGAAGGTCGATCCGTATGACTCTCCTGACAAGACCCCATACGCCTTCAGGCAGGAAGATGGTGACGACGATCGCCAGCAGGCCGCTGATGACAAAGTATCCGGGTCCGAGACCCGACAGTGTCTCCCTCAGCAGGAAATAGACGATCGCTCCGAAGATCGGGCCTTCGACCGAACCGATACCCCCCAGGATGACGATGAAGATCGTCATTGCGATCCAGTTCTGGGAGAAAGCGCTGTTCGGCGTGATCTGGATGCTGGTGATATAGTAGCACGCGCCTGCGGCACCTGAGATGCCCGCCGCCAGAACCAAGGTGTAGAGCCTCACGCGGTTTGTGCGAACCCCCATCGCTTCCGCCGCGGCGTCGCTGTCCCGCATCGCCCGCAGACCGAGACCGAACCTGCTTTTCAAGAGCACGACGATCGCCAGGAGCGTGATGAAGAGCACCAATGCTGCGGATGCGAAATTCAGCGGAAGCCGCCAGTTCCTGGCGACCGACTTCATGACCTCGAGGTTCAATCCGCCGCCGGCTCCGACGGCAGGCGTAACGAGGCAAAGGAGGCGGGCGATTTCGGCCATTACCCATGAACCGATGGCCAACTGCGCGCCTTGAAGCCGGAACAGCAGAGGCGAAAGGACGTAGGCGAGAATGGCCGACACGGCGGC
Encoded here:
- a CDS encoding branched-chain amino acid ABC transporter permease, which codes for MTKKIDNAYITLLVIALALCLMPIVLPKAGLALATEFCVVLTIALAWNLLGGFSGIVLIGMPLFIGIGGYTLYIVANFLAVPPYPVIAICAAVSAILAYVLSPLLFRLQGAQLAIGSWVMAEIARLLCLVTPAVGAGGGLNLEVMKSVARNWRLPLNFASAALVLFITLLAIVVLLKSRFGLGLRAMRDSDAAAEAMGVRTNRVRLYTLVLAAGISGAAGACYYITSIQITPNSAFSQNWIAMTIFIVILGGIGSVEGPIFGAIVYFLLRETLSGLGPGYFVISGLLAIVVTIFLPEGVWGLVRRVIRIDLLPVAHQPSAEPPALPSAHLQTQEILS